One Propionispora hippei DSM 15287 genomic region harbors:
- a CDS encoding sugar phosphate isomerase/epimerase family protein, with protein sequence MLQLVNLSNYQTDLDLISHSATCLRLFLEQNQLDGLELMLCDTWDSRIHRPEWVYGVHLRFWPYWLDFWRGDTKALAENFKNEAEIKSCYGGLNREDWLQLYRENIRAAGQTGARYAVFHVSHTATNEIFDWNFRYSDREVVEAAREVLNNLVQEIPEHMTLLLENLWWPGMTLTNRELTALLLEGVAHPRVGIMLDTGHLMNTNPSLTTEEEGVAYIIDTVKALGKYKERIKGIHLHRSLSGEYVRQSRQKLKKEYTMAETMSHVLRIDEHLPFTSPAVRQLIQYIQPEYVVHEFIQTSLQDWHEKINRQQQALGVSSS encoded by the coding sequence ATGCTGCAACTTGTAAACTTATCCAACTACCAAACCGACTTAGATTTAATCAGCCATAGTGCCACCTGCCTGCGATTGTTTCTGGAACAGAACCAGCTCGACGGTTTGGAGCTTATGCTCTGCGATACCTGGGATAGCCGTATTCACCGGCCCGAATGGGTTTATGGCGTACATTTGCGTTTTTGGCCCTATTGGCTGGATTTTTGGCGGGGCGATACGAAAGCTCTGGCGGAAAACTTTAAAAATGAGGCGGAAATCAAAAGCTGCTATGGTGGTTTAAACCGGGAAGACTGGCTTCAATTGTACCGGGAGAATATCCGAGCTGCCGGACAGACTGGTGCCCGTTATGCGGTGTTTCATGTCAGTCATACCGCAACAAACGAAATATTTGACTGGAACTTCCGGTATAGTGATCGCGAAGTGGTGGAGGCTGCCCGGGAAGTATTGAATAATCTGGTCCAAGAAATACCGGAGCATATGACGCTGCTCCTGGAAAATCTTTGGTGGCCGGGAATGACTCTCACCAACAGGGAGTTGACAGCCCTGCTGTTGGAAGGAGTTGCCCATCCCAGAGTGGGCATTATGCTGGATACCGGGCATTTGATGAATACCAATCCGTCATTGACCACGGAAGAAGAAGGCGTGGCCTATATTATCGACACAGTAAAGGCGCTGGGGAAATATAAGGAACGCATCAAAGGCATTCATCTGCACCGCTCCCTGTCAGGAGAATATGTAAGACAAAGCAGGCAAAAGCTAAAGAAAGAATATACCATGGCGGAAACTATGAGCCATGTTTTACGAATTGATGAACACCTGCCTTTTACCAGCCCGGCAGTTCGGCAGCTCATTCAATATATACAGCCGGAGTATGTGGTACATGAATTTATCCAGACTTCGCTGCAAGACTGGCATGAAAAAATAAACCGACAGCAGCAGGCCTTAGGCGTGTCTTCAAGCTAA
- a CDS encoding ABC transporter substrate-binding protein yields MKQKWLSVLLIWGLAVALLSGCGYGAGQQQPVAEGYTVTDSQGHSLQLTHKPQRIVSLTLGTDEIITGLVPAARIAALTHLAEDASISNIVEQAAEVPHKIKADAETVIALNPDLVLVADWLPADLPQTLRDAGIQVYVYKTPHTIKEVEDTITVIAQVVGEAEQGRQLIRMMEEKLAEVRRKLNPVQAGQEKVVAKLTAAGATGGKDSTFADICEQARTVSAAVKAGLGPYDMMTKEQLVASRPDVLLLPTWDNHGKTNQETSRSDILSDPGLQSVPAVQTDRLEAVPERYLSCTSQYIVFGVEGVAKAAYPDYMKTK; encoded by the coding sequence TTGAAACAAAAATGGCTGAGCGTCTTATTGATATGGGGGCTGGCGGTGGCGTTGCTAAGTGGCTGCGGCTATGGTGCCGGGCAACAGCAGCCGGTGGCAGAAGGTTATACGGTGACGGACAGTCAGGGGCACTCTCTGCAGTTAACTCATAAACCGCAGCGTATTGTCTCTCTGACGCTGGGAACTGACGAAATCATCACCGGACTGGTACCGGCGGCCAGGATTGCCGCACTGACCCATTTAGCGGAGGATGCGAGTATCTCGAATATTGTGGAGCAGGCAGCAGAAGTTCCGCATAAAATAAAGGCCGATGCGGAAACGGTGATTGCGCTGAACCCGGATTTGGTTTTGGTGGCAGATTGGCTGCCGGCCGATTTGCCCCAGACGCTGCGTGATGCGGGTATACAGGTATACGTCTATAAAACACCTCACACGATTAAGGAAGTGGAAGACACCATTACTGTCATCGCTCAGGTAGTGGGGGAAGCAGAGCAGGGCAGACAACTGATCAGGATGATGGAGGAGAAGCTGGCCGAGGTCCGGCGAAAACTGAACCCAGTGCAAGCCGGGCAGGAAAAAGTGGTTGCCAAGCTGACGGCGGCCGGGGCAACCGGCGGTAAGGATAGTACCTTTGCCGATATCTGTGAACAGGCCAGAACGGTCAGTGCTGCAGTAAAAGCCGGGCTTGGACCTTATGATATGATGACCAAGGAGCAACTGGTTGCTTCCCGGCCTGATGTGCTGCTGCTGCCTACCTGGGACAATCATGGAAAAACAAATCAGGAGACTTCGCGGTCTGATATTCTGAGCGATCCGGGACTGCAGAGTGTTCCTGCCGTACAAACAGACAGGCTGGAAGCCGTTCCCGAACGGTATCTCAGTTGTACCTCCCAGTATATTGTATTTGGCGTTGAGGGAGTGGCCAAAGCGGCTTATCCGGATTATATGAAGACCAAGTGA
- a CDS encoding FecCD family ABC transporter permease yields the protein MNILHKLRGRFLLFAVLSVALLGTVGWSLMTGQVTVPVDNVLTIAGQQLALPVGQAAVPTAEQTAVIWHIRLPRALVGILAGAALAVSGAVLQGVFNNPLADPGIIGVSSGAALGAVSAIALDLTSVSIFYMPVCALLGAVLAVGLIVLLALRQGKLSPSMLLLGGVAVSMLLGAVTSAILTVLNEQRVREFLFWLVGGLDYRRWEHVYMAAGPVLLGIIILCCMARQLNVLILGEQEARAVGMPVARLRLTFLLLSSVTTAAAVCVTGTIGFVGLLVPHVMRLLAGPEHRVLLPACALAGGLFLVFCDTLGRVIVSSLEIRVGIMTALVGAPYFLYLLYKAQQKGGLS from the coding sequence ATGAACATATTGCATAAATTAAGAGGCAGGTTCCTACTTTTTGCCGTGCTGTCTGTCGCCTTGCTGGGCACGGTAGGCTGGTCATTGATGACCGGACAGGTGACGGTGCCGGTTGATAACGTACTGACGATTGCCGGGCAGCAACTGGCGCTTCCTGTCGGGCAGGCTGCCGTGCCTACGGCGGAGCAGACAGCCGTTATTTGGCATATCCGGCTGCCGCGGGCCCTGGTGGGAATCTTGGCTGGTGCCGCTTTGGCGGTGTCCGGTGCTGTTTTACAGGGCGTTTTTAATAACCCCCTCGCCGATCCGGGGATTATCGGTGTTTCCAGCGGGGCTGCTTTGGGGGCGGTGAGTGCCATTGCGCTGGATTTAACTTCAGTAAGCATCTTTTATATGCCTGTATGTGCTTTACTGGGCGCTGTCCTGGCTGTCGGGCTTATTGTGCTGTTGGCGCTGCGGCAGGGAAAGCTGTCACCGTCCATGCTGCTCCTGGGCGGGGTGGCTGTCAGTATGCTGCTGGGAGCCGTGACGTCGGCGATATTGACGGTACTCAATGAACAGCGGGTCAGAGAGTTTTTGTTCTGGCTGGTTGGAGGGCTGGATTACCGTCGCTGGGAGCATGTTTATATGGCTGCCGGGCCGGTGTTGCTGGGTATTATCATCTTATGTTGTATGGCGCGACAGTTAAACGTTCTGATTTTAGGGGAACAGGAAGCCCGGGCGGTGGGAATGCCTGTGGCCAGGCTGCGCCTGACTTTCTTACTGCTGTCCTCGGTGACTACGGCCGCCGCTGTATGTGTAACCGGCACGATTGGGTTTGTCGGTCTTTTGGTACCCCATGTGATGCGGCTGCTGGCGGGACCGGAGCACCGTGTGCTTTTGCCGGCCTGCGCACTGGCCGGAGGCTTATTTCTTGTGTTTTGTGACACCTTGGGCAGGGTTATTGTGTCATCCTTGGAAATTCGGGTAGGGATTATGACTGCTTTGGTCGGTGCGCCTTATTTTTTGTATTTGCTATATAAGGCGCAACAAAAAGGAGGGCTGTCATGA
- a CDS encoding ABC transporter ATP-binding protein translates to MMRETATIIDARRIRVGYGPKTVINDVALKAGPGELIGILGPNGSGKSTLLKSLCGLLPYSKGEVFLFGRLLLSMSERERARQVAYMQQEVQVSFGITALDAVLTGRYPYLRWWQNESPDDYAIARQYMSFTGVADLVQRPLQELSGGERQRVMLAKALAQETPLLFLDEPTASLDLSYQEEIFRYCQQICQEGKTVLIVVHDIRLAAKFCSRLILLSAGGILADGPPSKVVTPEHLYQAFGLHSSVYENYTSGQLDIHTYDRRSAGQPGKMVHVIGGGGTVGAVIRTLRENAYPVSCGVLRQGDMDTAVARAFGADNLVSQAFGPIGREMGERNRQKIAQAHYTILGNLYFSQENLDNLKAAFTAGRLIIVEDSPVDNRDGTAGEAALLYRQLTARPETTVMKLDELLRAVEKRSL, encoded by the coding sequence ATGATGCGCGAGACGGCTACAATCATTGATGCCCGCCGTATCCGGGTGGGATACGGCCCAAAGACGGTAATCAACGACGTAGCGCTTAAGGCAGGCCCTGGCGAGCTTATTGGCATCCTTGGTCCCAACGGGTCGGGCAAAAGTACGCTGCTAAAGAGTCTGTGTGGTCTGCTGCCCTACAGTAAGGGTGAGGTATTCTTATTTGGCAGGCTGCTGCTGTCGATGAGCGAGCGGGAAAGAGCCCGCCAGGTGGCTTATATGCAGCAGGAAGTACAGGTTTCCTTCGGGATAACGGCTCTGGATGCCGTGTTGACCGGCCGCTATCCTTATCTGCGCTGGTGGCAGAATGAAAGCCCGGACGACTACGCGATTGCCCGGCAATATATGTCCTTTACCGGCGTGGCCGACCTTGTTCAGCGACCGTTACAGGAGTTGTCAGGGGGAGAACGGCAGCGGGTTATGCTGGCGAAAGCACTGGCTCAGGAAACGCCGCTGCTGTTTCTTGACGAACCGACCGCCAGTCTCGATCTTTCTTATCAGGAGGAAATATTCCGTTATTGCCAGCAAATTTGCCAGGAGGGCAAGACAGTACTTATCGTCGTTCATGACATCCGGCTGGCGGCTAAATTCTGTTCCCGGCTGATTCTGCTGTCGGCAGGCGGGATACTGGCCGACGGACCTCCTTCCAAAGTGGTAACACCGGAGCATTTATATCAGGCTTTTGGACTGCACTCAAGCGTATATGAGAACTATACCAGCGGCCAATTGGATATTCATACCTATGACAGACGAAGTGCCGGACAACCTGGTAAGATGGTACACGTAATTGGCGGTGGCGGTACGGTTGGCGCCGTTATACGGACGCTAAGGGAAAACGCCTATCCGGTAAGCTGCGGCGTGCTGCGCCAGGGAGATATGGACACTGCTGTGGCTAGGGCCTTTGGTGCCGATAATCTGGTAAGTCAGGCTTTTGGTCCTATCGGGCGGGAAATGGGAGAGCGGAACCGGCAGAAAATAGCACAGGCCCACTATACCATCCTGGGGAATCTTTATTTTAGTCAGGAAAACCTGGATAATCTAAAGGCTGCCTTTACAGCTGGCCGGCTGATTATTGTGGAAGACAGCCCGGTTGACAACCGTGACGGCACAGCCGGGGAAGCAGCCCTATTATACCGTCAGTTAACTGCCAGACCGGAGACTACGGTTATGAAGCTGGACGAATTGCTGCGGGCTGTTGAAAAAAGAAGTTTATAG
- a CDS encoding nitrogenase component 1, with amino-acid sequence MKENQIVPRQLPEKLAGAVSFFTGFTDTAVLVSVDQIDRGFCFIHSAPGWYQEVEEAQAGRAEKSFAVLQEIKDSSQFAAFLTDKQGETLADYLSGTGTNCPGLTLQENWRDGDFAEGYCAAAAAYFSAVELRSRSMVIPCSLNLLGVSDGYYNGKNDVNELKRILELAGYQILACPGAGSTWQEISVMTQAEMNLVVHPELGLALAKQLQTEYGIPYLSLPLLPYGVEGSLGWLRAIGQVMWMGERSHQAVGKEANAVWRTMRQQVKRWEKNWGSLYFPSGLISAPGLVGEAVASALRTEWGKVGSLMVLQQTGRANVWKTAEEPSLAFSGAWLAGRLNKLENGFLLASSYEEALAQQRGVSLACCQTIARPVFDEEEAPRQPFMGLRGAAYWVKNLWQQYMDSGGHSSAGKKKQYVM; translated from the coding sequence ATGAAGGAAAATCAGATCGTTCCCAGGCAGTTGCCGGAAAAGCTGGCCGGTGCCGTTTCATTTTTTACCGGGTTTACCGATACGGCTGTGCTGGTTAGTGTTGATCAAATAGATAGAGGTTTCTGCTTTATTCACTCTGCACCTGGATGGTATCAAGAGGTGGAAGAAGCTCAAGCCGGACGGGCTGAAAAAAGTTTCGCTGTTTTGCAGGAAATAAAAGATAGCAGCCAATTCGCCGCCTTTTTAACTGATAAACAGGGAGAAACGTTAGCGGACTATCTTAGCGGGACCGGAACAAACTGTCCGGGGCTCACTTTGCAAGAAAACTGGCGGGACGGTGATTTTGCCGAAGGATATTGCGCGGCGGCAGCGGCTTATTTTTCTGCCGTTGAACTGCGGTCGCGCAGCATGGTCATTCCCTGTTCGCTAAATCTGCTAGGCGTGTCCGACGGGTACTACAACGGAAAAAATGATGTAAACGAGTTAAAACGTATACTGGAGCTGGCCGGCTATCAAATACTGGCTTGCCCTGGCGCCGGCAGTACCTGGCAGGAAATTTCCGTTATGACGCAGGCCGAAATGAATCTGGTGGTACATCCCGAATTAGGCTTGGCTTTGGCCAAACAATTGCAAACAGAGTATGGCATTCCTTACTTGTCGCTGCCGCTTTTGCCTTACGGTGTCGAAGGGTCGCTGGGGTGGCTTCGGGCTATTGGCCAGGTTATGTGGATGGGTGAGCGAAGTCATCAGGCAGTCGGGAAGGAAGCCAATGCGGTCTGGCGAACAATGCGCCAACAGGTGAAGCGCTGGGAAAAGAACTGGGGCAGCCTGTATTTTCCGAGCGGTCTGATCAGTGCTCCCGGCTTGGTCGGCGAAGCGGTAGCCAGTGCCTTGCGAACCGAATGGGGTAAGGTTGGTTCGTTAATGGTGCTGCAGCAAACAGGAAGGGCCAATGTCTGGAAAACCGCCGAGGAGCCTTCACTGGCTTTTTCTGGAGCCTGGTTAGCCGGTCGTCTGAATAAACTGGAAAACGGTTTTTTGCTGGCCAGTAGCTATGAAGAAGCCTTGGCACAGCAGCGCGGCGTCAGCCTGGCCTGCTGTCAAACGATTGCCCGGCCGGTATTTGATGAGGAAGAAGCGCCCCGGCAGCCCTTTATGGGATTAAGGGGAGCCGCTTATTGGGTAAAGAATCTTTGGCAGCAATATATGGACAGCGGCGGCCATTCCTCGGCCGGTAAGAAAAAACAATATGTTATGTAA
- a CDS encoding MotA/TolQ/ExbB proton channel family protein, which produces MESIRESLLLFQKGGPVMYLLLLCSLTVIGIAVERFLFYRAVADKPERFTRDFQRVLQTGEVSDALRLCRENGGFVARLAEKGLQCEQGKSRHLESVLEGEASLLANQLRKHLRLLDTIVTIAPLLGLLGTVIGMIGSFSVLNIKNGQPLAITGGVGEALVATATGLCVATVAMLAYSYFNHRLDGIVTAMEEICLLVLERNRDYEAS; this is translated from the coding sequence ATGGAATCTATCAGAGAGAGTCTGCTGCTGTTTCAGAAAGGCGGACCGGTTATGTATTTGCTGTTATTGTGCTCTTTGACTGTTATCGGAATTGCTGTGGAGCGGTTTTTATTCTACCGGGCGGTAGCGGATAAGCCGGAACGGTTTACCCGGGACTTTCAAAGAGTGCTGCAAACAGGTGAGGTAAGTGATGCTCTTCGTTTGTGCCGGGAAAATGGCGGCTTTGTAGCGCGGTTGGCCGAAAAAGGATTACAGTGCGAGCAAGGCAAGAGCCGGCATCTGGAAAGTGTCCTGGAGGGAGAAGCATCCCTGCTGGCCAATCAACTGCGCAAGCATTTGCGCCTTTTGGATACCATTGTAACGATTGCCCCGCTATTGGGCTTGCTGGGAACGGTAATCGGCATGATCGGTTCGTTCAGTGTTCTTAATATTAAAAACGGCCAGCCGCTGGCCATTACCGGTGGTGTGGGCGAGGCACTGGTTGCCACGGCCACCGGGCTTTGCGTAGCTACCGTGGCGATGCTGGCATACAGTTATTTTAACCATCGTCTGGACGGAATTGTGACGGCCATGGAAGAGATTTGCCTGCTGGTGCTGGAAAGGAACCGGGATTATGAAGCTTCGTAA
- a CDS encoding ExbD/TolR family protein, protein MKLRNLRSESQPKLMIIPMIDIIFFLLVFFMMSTLYMVEQRSLPVALPQAATATADTGEKVIVTVTENGQIQFGEEAIPLELLQQRIKQEIVRRQGNMVILLQADRNLPYGQVIAVLDTLKSGGAQRVVVAVEKAGAGG, encoded by the coding sequence ATGAAGCTTCGTAATCTTCGCAGTGAAAGCCAGCCTAAGTTGATGATTATTCCCATGATTGATATTATCTTTTTTCTTTTAGTATTTTTTATGATGAGCACCTTATATATGGTTGAGCAGCGCAGCCTGCCTGTCGCTTTGCCGCAGGCGGCAACGGCAACGGCTGATACCGGCGAGAAGGTGATTGTAACCGTAACTGAAAATGGACAGATTCAGTTCGGTGAAGAAGCGATCCCGCTGGAATTGCTGCAGCAGCGGATAAAACAGGAAATCGTCCGCCGGCAGGGAAATATGGTTATTCTATTGCAGGCCGACCGAAATCTACCCTATGGTCAAGTGATCGCTGTTTTGGATACGCTGAAAAGTGGCGGGGCACAGCGTGTGGTGGTGGCTGTGGAAAAAGCCGGAGCAGGGGGATGA
- a CDS encoding energy transducer TonB — MYTLTRGRKAALVSLLFHGLVIAVFSWLFPLTQVKEVEPEPYLELELAEDGGGGGGGMALGSLDQMTDNNDEFSPDESRDNEAYQANLSNPLPQKVTRKVHLMSGVSGSQGYSAGNSSGGGTGGGIGTGTESGQGSQSGSGAGSSNGAGQGSGSAVPGGIIPPSIVSSPEPSYPMTAREEGRQGTVRVRIQILTDGLPGTVEVAVSSGYTDLDAAAVAGVKKWRFTPAKYRSTGQAFVSYPTRDVVFNLRK; from the coding sequence GTGTATACATTAACCCGGGGACGGAAGGCTGCGCTTGTGTCTTTGCTGTTCCATGGCCTGGTGATTGCCGTGTTTAGCTGGCTGTTTCCCCTGACTCAGGTAAAGGAAGTTGAACCGGAGCCTTATCTGGAATTAGAACTGGCTGAGGATGGGGGCGGTGGCGGAGGAGGCATGGCGCTGGGGTCGCTGGATCAAATGACCGATAACAACGATGAGTTTTCGCCGGATGAAAGCCGTGATAATGAAGCTTACCAAGCCAATTTATCTAACCCATTACCGCAAAAAGTGACGAGAAAAGTTCATCTGATGAGCGGAGTAAGTGGCAGCCAGGGGTATTCCGCCGGTAATAGCAGTGGCGGTGGAACTGGCGGCGGCATTGGAACTGGCACGGAGTCCGGCCAGGGCAGCCAGTCAGGCAGCGGTGCAGGCAGCAGCAACGGGGCCGGTCAGGGCTCCGGTTCTGCCGTGCCGGGAGGGATTATTCCACCCAGCATCGTTTCTTCACCCGAGCCGTCCTACCCAATGACGGCTCGCGAGGAAGGACGGCAAGGCACAGTGAGGGTGCGGATTCAAATTTTAACCGACGGTTTGCCGGGAACGGTAGAAGTGGCGGTTTCCAGCGGCTACACCGATTTGGATGCGGCGGCAGTGGCCGGGGTGAAAAAATGGCGCTTTACTCCGGCAAAGTATCGCAGCACCGGGCAGGCTTTTGTGAGTTATCCAACGCGCGATGTCGTATTTAATTTGCGCAAATAG
- the cobO gene encoding cob(I)yrinic acid a,c-diamide adenosyltransferase: MNNKGLVIVHTGNGKGKTTAALGMALRAWGQGMRVLILQFIKGGWEYGELKAAEKLGPNLVIRQMGEGFVRGSSESMMEEHKQAAAEAMQAAGEELASGRWDMVVLDEINYAIGMDLISEEAALQLISHKPDLVHVVLTGRNARPKIIETADLVTEMKEVKHPYKAGIKAQKGVEF; this comes from the coding sequence ATGAACAACAAGGGTTTAGTTATTGTGCATACAGGGAATGGCAAGGGCAAGACGACTGCTGCCTTAGGGATGGCATTGCGGGCCTGGGGACAGGGAATGCGGGTGCTCATCCTGCAATTTATAAAAGGCGGCTGGGAGTATGGCGAATTAAAGGCAGCGGAAAAGCTGGGCCCTAATCTGGTGATCCGGCAGATGGGCGAGGGCTTTGTCCGAGGTTCGTCGGAAAGCATGATGGAAGAACATAAACAGGCGGCGGCTGAAGCGATGCAGGCGGCAGGCGAGGAATTGGCTTCCGGTCGATGGGATATGGTGGTTTTGGACGAGATTAACTATGCTATCGGTATGGACCTGATCAGCGAAGAAGCGGCTCTGCAACTGATTTCTCATAAACCGGACCTGGTACACGTAGTATTGACCGGCCGCAATGCCCGGCCGAAAATTATTGAGACGGCCGATTTGGTTACCGAAATGAAAGAAGTAAAGCATCCTTATAAGGCGGGTATCAAGGCGCAAAAAGGGGTGGAGTTTTAG